The following coding sequences lie in one Spirosoma sp. KUDC1026 genomic window:
- a CDS encoding alpha-amylase family glycosyl hydrolase: MQADVSASAGSVPKNQSLVGQTGVHYEIFVRSFADSNGDGIGDLNGVTNNLDYLKELGVSAIWLMPISPSPTYHKYDVTDYYGIDREYGTMDDFRRLVREAHQRGIAVIIDLVIHHTSIQHHWFREAAKGPGNPYRQFYHWLTPEEIKARKLNTRDITADSGERNPWHTPPGATYREKYYGMFWSGMPDLNFDHRPVREEIFKIVRYWLNDVGVDGFRLDAARHLYREFDEPKNHQFWEEFGQVVEAAKPGAYTVGEVWTRPEHIAPYFRGLKANFNFDLRLAIEEIVRREDDTEDLVEFVDYVHGAFANVNPAFIDGLILSNHDQNRIGSLLKGNQNQLRVAANLLFTLPGLPYLYYGEEIGMLGLKPDESIREPFLWDIRARDGQRTRWRRGRYSTSQTVRPLAEQRHDPNSLYSHYKRLIQFRNSHPVLNDNLSRIGQTGIRQRGTISFVRQSANGQRVLVVHNLTKKPISVVVSPGEAWCQRVAFATAEGTTFNAGQLLLTPYSCAVIE; the protein is encoded by the coding sequence ATGCAAGCTGACGTTTCTGCTTCGGCAGGTTCTGTACCTAAAAACCAATCACTGGTAGGCCAAACAGGAGTTCACTACGAAATTTTCGTTCGCTCCTTTGCCGACTCCAACGGCGACGGTATTGGCGATCTCAACGGCGTTACCAACAACCTGGATTACCTGAAGGAACTGGGCGTATCAGCCATCTGGCTCATGCCCATCAGCCCCTCGCCTACGTACCACAAATACGACGTAACGGATTATTACGGTATCGACCGGGAATATGGCACGATGGATGACTTCCGCCGGCTCGTCCGGGAAGCCCACCAACGGGGTATTGCCGTCATTATCGATCTGGTCATTCACCATACCAGCATTCAGCACCACTGGTTTCGGGAAGCGGCCAAAGGTCCGGGTAATCCGTACCGGCAGTTCTACCACTGGCTCACCCCCGAGGAGATTAAAGCCCGTAAACTAAATACCCGTGATATTACGGCCGACTCCGGCGAACGGAATCCCTGGCATACTCCGCCGGGAGCCACCTATCGGGAGAAGTACTACGGCATGTTCTGGAGTGGGATGCCCGATCTGAATTTCGACCACCGGCCTGTGCGCGAGGAGATTTTCAAGATCGTCCGCTACTGGCTGAACGACGTGGGCGTTGACGGCTTCCGGCTCGATGCGGCCCGGCACCTCTACCGCGAGTTTGATGAACCCAAGAATCACCAGTTCTGGGAAGAATTTGGTCAGGTGGTCGAAGCGGCCAAACCCGGCGCGTATACGGTAGGCGAGGTATGGACGCGGCCCGAACACATTGCGCCGTACTTCCGGGGTTTAAAAGCCAACTTCAACTTCGACTTGCGCCTGGCAATTGAAGAAATCGTTCGGCGCGAAGATGACACCGAAGACCTGGTTGAGTTTGTGGACTACGTTCATGGCGCCTTTGCTAACGTCAATCCTGCTTTCATCGACGGGCTGATCCTGTCGAACCACGACCAGAACCGCATTGGGAGTCTGCTGAAGGGCAATCAGAATCAGTTACGGGTGGCGGCCAATCTGCTGTTCACCTTACCCGGTCTGCCGTATCTGTACTACGGCGAAGAGATCGGAATGCTGGGCCTGAAACCCGATGAAAGCATCCGGGAACCGTTTCTGTGGGACATACGCGCCCGCGACGGACAACGTACGCGCTGGCGCCGGGGCCGCTACTCAACCAGCCAGACCGTTCGTCCGCTGGCCGAGCAACGGCATGATCCAAATTCGTTGTATTCACACTACAAACGACTGATCCAGTTTCGTAACAGTCACCCGGTTCTGAATGACAACCTCAGCCGTATTGGTCAGACAGGCATCCGGCAGCGGGGCACCATTTCCTTCGTGCGACAAAGCGCCAATGGACAGCGGGTGCTAGTCGTTCATAATCTAACGAAGAAACCGATTTCGGTTGTCGTATCACCCGGCGAGGCCTGGTGTCAACGGGTAGCTTTCGCCACCGCCGAGGGTACTACGTTTAATGCTGGCCAGCTACTGCTGACGCCCTATAGCTGTGCCGTTATCGAGTAG
- a CDS encoding alpha-amylase family glycosyl hydrolase, translating to MRFFFSLLTLVTLLFNQAPAQSAQKATGRTGVHYEIFVRSFADSNGDGIGDLNGVTDKLDYLKDLGVSCLWLMPINPSPSYHKYDVTDYYGIDPEYGTMADFKRLLAEAHRRNIKVIIDFVINHTSNQHPWFKDAAANPTSPYRNWYVWMTPQQIDSLNLATREATADSGERSPWHVANKNADPAAARYYGMFWSGMPDLNYDEPKVRQEIYKTGQYWLRDVGVDGFRLDAARHIYPDQEEPKNPLFWQEFGRAMAQVKPDVYTVGEVWTKAEIVAPYFKGLTANFDFDLSFALQKLVAQEADTMNVVKMLAHNRAVFGQANPQFIDATMLTNHDQNRIGSVLNGNLDHEKVAASLLLTLPGNPYLYYGEELGMLGRKPDEAIREPFLWAPLAQDNQRTRWQKPYFSKDSTVAPLSRQQADPNSLFSHYKRLIQFRNGNPVLNDNLSQLVETGLKQTDLVSFIRKSGNRSVLVVQNLTGKPVTAALTATEKPFKKVVFQTVKGATVAGNNLTIPAYGCTILE from the coding sequence ATGCGTTTTTTCTTTTCACTACTGACGCTGGTAACGCTGTTGTTCAATCAGGCACCAGCTCAGTCTGCCCAGAAAGCCACCGGTCGGACGGGGGTTCATTACGAGATTTTTGTTCGTTCCTTCGCTGACTCCAACGGCGACGGCATCGGCGATCTCAACGGCGTTACCGACAAACTAGATTACCTGAAAGACCTGGGTGTGTCGTGCCTCTGGCTGATGCCCATCAACCCGTCGCCGTCTTACCACAAGTATGACGTAACGGATTATTACGGCATTGATCCCGAATATGGTACAATGGCTGACTTCAAACGCCTACTGGCTGAAGCGCACCGTCGGAACATCAAGGTGATTATTGATTTCGTCATCAATCACACCAGTAACCAGCACCCCTGGTTCAAGGACGCGGCAGCCAACCCGACCAGTCCGTACCGCAACTGGTACGTCTGGATGACACCCCAGCAGATCGACTCCCTCAACCTGGCCACCCGCGAAGCAACCGCCGATTCGGGTGAACGCAGTCCCTGGCACGTAGCGAACAAAAACGCTGATCCAGCAGCGGCCAGATACTATGGCATGTTCTGGAGTGGGATGCCCGACCTAAACTACGACGAACCGAAAGTCCGGCAGGAAATTTACAAGACGGGCCAGTATTGGCTGCGCGACGTGGGTGTCGATGGATTCCGGCTCGACGCGGCCCGGCATATCTATCCCGATCAGGAGGAACCAAAGAACCCGCTGTTCTGGCAGGAATTTGGCCGGGCAATGGCGCAGGTAAAACCGGACGTATACACAGTTGGTGAAGTCTGGACGAAAGCCGAAATCGTAGCGCCTTACTTCAAGGGGTTGACAGCCAACTTCGATTTCGATCTTTCCTTCGCCTTGCAGAAACTGGTAGCGCAGGAGGCCGATACAATGAACGTCGTGAAGATGCTGGCACACAACCGGGCTGTTTTTGGTCAGGCAAACCCGCAGTTTATCGACGCCACGATGCTGACGAACCACGACCAGAACCGTATCGGCAGCGTCCTGAATGGCAATCTGGATCACGAAAAAGTGGCCGCATCACTTCTACTTACGTTGCCTGGTAATCCATACCTTTACTATGGTGAAGAATTGGGGATGCTGGGCCGCAAACCCGACGAAGCCATCCGCGAGCCGTTTCTGTGGGCTCCCCTGGCGCAGGACAACCAGCGTACACGCTGGCAAAAACCCTACTTCTCGAAAGACTCGACCGTGGCCCCCCTGTCGCGCCAGCAGGCCGACCCAAACTCACTTTTTTCGCATTACAAACGCCTGATCCAGTTTCGTAACGGCAATCCGGTGCTGAACGACAACCTGAGTCAACTGGTCGAAACGGGTCTGAAACAAACAGATCTGGTCTCGTTTATTCGCAAGTCCGGTAACCGGTCGGTGCTGGTCGTTCAGAACCTGACGGGCAAACCGGTGACGGCTGCGCTGACCGCGACCGAAAAACCGTTTAAAAAAGTGGTCTTCCAAACGGTGAAAGGAGCTACTGTGGCCGGCAATAATTTGACCATTCCGGCCTACGGTTGTACAATTCTGGAATAA
- a CDS encoding pyridoxamine 5'-phosphate oxidase family protein: MNSINQQQPEKNHEDLTGTEAGKKIKELTEKADTCYFCTKITTGEPLRTRPMAVQKVDESGNFWFLIASDSHTHADLLADKKVQLLFQGSEYSDFLSIYGDASVSTDKALIKELWNPALKTWFTEGEDDPRITVVQVDTQQGYYWDNKHGDAIAFAKMAVGAVLGKTLDDSIEGTLTV; the protein is encoded by the coding sequence ATGAATAGTATTAACCAACAACAGCCCGAAAAGAACCACGAAGACCTCACCGGCACCGAAGCGGGGAAAAAAATTAAGGAACTAACCGAGAAAGCTGATACCTGCTATTTCTGCACCAAAATCACCACGGGAGAACCATTACGAACACGTCCTATGGCGGTACAAAAGGTAGATGAATCGGGTAACTTCTGGTTTTTAATTGCCAGCGACAGCCACACGCACGCTGATCTGCTTGCGGATAAGAAAGTTCAGCTGCTGTTTCAGGGCTCCGAGTACTCCGACTTCCTGAGTATCTACGGTGATGCCAGCGTTTCGACGGACAAGGCCCTTATCAAAGAATTGTGGAATCCGGCGTTGAAAACCTGGTTTACCGAAGGCGAAGATGATCCGCGGATTACGGTAGTGCAGGTTGATACGCAACAAGGCTATTACTGGGATAACAAACACGGCGATGCCATAGCGTTTGCCAAAATGGCCGTCGGAGCCGTCCTTGGCAAAACACTTGATGATTCCATCGAAGGGACGCTGACGGTGTAA
- a CDS encoding RagB/SusD family nutrient uptake outer membrane protein gives MITIKNVLKTGVLAALMATASSCINDLDRTPTYDVTSASVYADPANYKPVLAKLYAVMAVSGQQGPAGKPDISGIDEGTSNYIRLLWTLQQLPTDESVIAWNDQTIQDFHTMRWTSADGFIAGMYSRIFYLVTACNEFIRETTDDKLASRNITGQAATEARTYRAEARFLRALAYYHAIDLFGSVPFVTEADAPGSFLPSQISRADLFTYVENELKAVEAELPAPRASEYGRADRAAAWTVLAKLYLNAQVYTGTARYTDAVTYAGRVIQANAYSLSPNYQSLFLADNNNSPEIILPVAFDGLRTLTYGGMTFLIHAQVGGQMQASQFGINSGWAGLRTTKALVNLFPDATGTADKRALFFTQGQNLEINDLTAFTDGYAITKYRNVTSAGQAGSDPSGNYPDTDFPLFRLADVYLTYAEAVLRGGTGGDAATALTYVNALRTRAGATAVTTAGLTLDFILAERGRELYWEGTRRTDLIRYGRFTTGTYLWPWKGGVQNGRSVEDFRNVYPIPAADIVANPNLKQNTGY, from the coding sequence ATGATTACAATAAAAAACGTTTTAAAGACAGGGGTGCTGGCCGCACTAATGGCAACGGCGTCTTCCTGTATCAACGACCTGGACCGGACGCCCACGTACGACGTAACGTCAGCCTCGGTCTATGCTGATCCGGCGAATTATAAACCCGTCCTGGCCAAGCTGTACGCTGTGATGGCCGTGAGCGGGCAGCAGGGACCGGCGGGCAAACCCGACATCAGTGGGATCGACGAAGGAACGTCGAACTACATCCGGCTGCTGTGGACGCTGCAGCAGCTACCTACCGACGAGAGTGTGATTGCCTGGAATGACCAGACCATTCAGGATTTTCATACCATGCGCTGGACCTCGGCCGATGGCTTCATTGCGGGTATGTACAGCCGGATTTTTTACCTGGTAACGGCCTGTAACGAGTTTATCCGCGAAACGACGGACGACAAACTGGCCAGCCGGAATATTACCGGTCAGGCCGCTACGGAAGCCCGGACGTACCGGGCCGAAGCCCGTTTTCTGCGGGCACTGGCCTATTACCACGCCATTGATCTGTTCGGCAGCGTTCCGTTCGTAACTGAAGCCGATGCACCGGGTTCGTTCCTGCCGTCGCAGATTTCGCGGGCCGATCTGTTCACCTACGTAGAGAATGAACTGAAAGCCGTTGAAGCCGAGTTGCCAGCGCCCCGCGCCAGTGAATACGGTCGGGCTGACCGGGCCGCGGCCTGGACCGTACTGGCCAAGCTCTACCTGAACGCGCAGGTATACACCGGTACGGCGCGTTATACCGACGCCGTTACGTACGCTGGTCGGGTGATTCAGGCCAACGCCTACTCGCTGTCGCCAAATTACCAGAGTCTGTTCCTGGCCGACAACAACAACTCACCGGAAATTATTCTACCGGTTGCTTTCGACGGCTTGCGGACGCTGACTTACGGGGGCATGACGTTCCTGATTCACGCGCAGGTGGGTGGTCAGATGCAGGCCAGTCAGTTTGGTATCAACAGCGGCTGGGCGGGGCTGCGGACCACGAAAGCGCTGGTGAACCTCTTCCCGGATGCAACGGGTACGGCCGACAAACGGGCGTTGTTTTTTACCCAGGGGCAAAATCTGGAAATCAATGACCTGACGGCTTTTACGGATGGCTACGCCATTACCAAATACCGGAACGTAACGTCGGCCGGGCAGGCCGGTTCAGACCCGTCGGGCAACTACCCGGATACCGATTTTCCGCTGTTCCGCCTGGCGGATGTGTATCTGACCTACGCCGAAGCCGTTCTGCGCGGTGGTACGGGCGGGGATGCCGCAACGGCGCTCACCTACGTGAACGCACTACGTACCCGCGCTGGCGCTACCGCCGTTACCACAGCCGGCCTGACGCTGGACTTCATCCTGGCCGAACGGGGTCGTGAACTGTACTGGGAAGGCACCCGCCGGACGGACCTGATCCGCTACGGTCGGTTCACGACCGGTACGTACCTGTGGCCCTGGAAAGGTGGTGTTCAGAACGGTCGCTCGGTGGAGGACTTCCGGAACGTGTACCCAATCCCGGCGGCTGATATTGTGGCCAACCCAAATCTGAAACAGAACACCGGTTACTAA
- a CDS encoding SusC/RagA family TonB-linked outer membrane protein: protein MENFSERVRRSGSSAALWRLAMLMSLTFFINVTGMAQGITLSGTVKETDGQTLPGVTVQLKGTTRGTQTDVDGKYQLTNVDPSATLVFSFIGKTSQEVVVGNRTTVDVTLADDTKSLQEVVVVGYGTQRRQDVTGSIAAISSAEFQKGNIVNPEQLVAGKLAGVSITPPSGQPGGGSQIRIRGGSSLNASNDPLVVIDGVPVDNNGVTGASNPLSLINPQDIETFTVLKDASSAAIYGSRAANGVILITTKKGRAGEKTRVSFSTLPTYSYNPKQVPVLSANEFRDVINRVGTPAQQALLGSANTNWQDQIFTPAFSIDNNLAVTGSIKNTPYRISGGYITQNGTLKTSNFQRYSGSLGLTPRFFDDHLRVDINLKGSIIKNRFANQGAIGAAVSFDPTQPVYDSEAPFGGFYEWRNTDGSLNALAPRNPLGLLYQRQDRTEVQRSIGNVQFDYKFHFLPELRANLNLGYDISKSTGTNFVPATAGDLYYQGGQNNQSAGSRNNKTLDFYFNYAKDLKSIKSRIDATAGYAYQDFIRENPSFPNLRAQPILVGGVPSSDTISAAGVPFRTQYTLIGFFGRVNYTFKDRYVLTATVRRDGTSRFGPDQRWGTFPSLGASWSIKDEPFLKDVKALSALKLRLGYGITGQQDLSNISNDYPYLPRYTISDPTAQYQLGNTFYRTLRAEGYDANIKWEETQAINAAIDYAFFNGRISGSVDFYRKTTNDLLSTIPVAAGSNLTNYILTNVGSLRNSGVEFTLNTTPIQRQGLNLDVNFNVTYNQNQITNLLKVPNPNDPGILVGSIAGGTGNTIQIQTVGFPTNAFYVLRQAYNPTGGPVEGVYEDRNGDGQITVDDRVRYQTANPRVLLGFTSQLTYRNFSAGFTLRGNVGNYVYNNVRSNSGAYRNFTNSLGFLANGSPNVLSTNFLINQYFSDYYVENASFVRMDNLNLGYNFGKVIGNRAALRASLSAQNLFVITNYSGIDPEVAGGIDNNLYPRPRTFSLGLNLDF, encoded by the coding sequence ATGGAAAACTTCTCGGAAAGAGTCCGACGTTCTGGTTCATCGGCCGCCCTATGGCGACTGGCGATGCTGATGTCACTTACTTTCTTCATCAACGTAACAGGTATGGCGCAGGGCATCACCCTGAGCGGCACCGTAAAAGAAACCGACGGCCAAACCCTACCCGGTGTAACCGTTCAACTCAAAGGCACGACCCGCGGTACGCAGACCGACGTGGACGGTAAATACCAGCTCACCAACGTAGATCCCTCGGCTACGCTGGTCTTCAGTTTTATTGGCAAAACATCACAGGAAGTCGTGGTCGGTAACCGAACGACGGTCGATGTAACGCTGGCGGATGACACCAAATCGCTGCAGGAAGTAGTGGTTGTGGGCTATGGTACCCAGCGTCGGCAGGACGTAACGGGATCGATTGCGGCCATCTCCTCGGCTGAGTTTCAGAAAGGGAATATCGTTAACCCCGAGCAGCTCGTGGCCGGTAAACTGGCCGGTGTCAGCATTACGCCCCCCAGCGGTCAGCCGGGCGGTGGCAGCCAGATCCGGATTCGGGGGGGCTCGTCGCTCAACGCCAGCAACGACCCACTGGTCGTTATTGACGGGGTACCCGTTGACAACAACGGCGTAACGGGAGCCTCCAACCCGCTTAGCCTGATCAACCCGCAGGATATTGAAACCTTTACCGTCCTGAAAGATGCTTCCTCGGCGGCCATTTACGGGTCGCGGGCGGCCAATGGCGTTATCCTGATCACGACCAAGAAAGGCCGGGCGGGCGAGAAAACACGCGTTAGTTTCAGCACGTTGCCTACCTACTCGTATAACCCGAAGCAGGTGCCGGTTCTGTCGGCCAACGAATTCCGGGATGTCATCAATCGGGTAGGTACACCCGCCCAGCAGGCGCTGTTGGGTTCGGCTAATACGAACTGGCAGGATCAAATATTCACTCCAGCATTCAGCATCGACAATAACCTGGCCGTAACGGGCTCGATCAAGAATACCCCTTACCGGATTTCGGGCGGTTACATAACGCAGAATGGTACCCTGAAAACCTCAAACTTTCAGCGGTATTCGGGATCGCTGGGCCTGACCCCCCGCTTCTTCGACGACCACCTCCGGGTAGACATTAACCTGAAAGGATCGATCATCAAAAACCGCTTTGCCAATCAGGGAGCTATTGGTGCCGCTGTGTCCTTTGATCCAACGCAGCCCGTGTATGATAGCGAAGCTCCTTTCGGTGGTTTCTACGAATGGCGGAATACGGATGGCAGCCTGAATGCGCTGGCGCCCCGCAACCCGCTGGGTCTGCTTTATCAACGGCAGGACCGGACAGAGGTACAGCGTAGCATCGGTAACGTGCAGTTCGACTATAAATTCCATTTTCTGCCCGAACTGCGGGCAAACCTGAACCTGGGCTACGATATCTCGAAGTCAACGGGTACGAACTTTGTACCGGCCACGGCGGGCGACCTGTATTATCAGGGTGGTCAGAATAACCAGTCGGCTGGTTCACGAAACAACAAAACGCTGGATTTCTACTTCAACTACGCGAAAGACCTGAAATCCATCAAGAGCCGCATCGACGCAACGGCCGGGTATGCCTACCAGGACTTCATCCGGGAGAACCCAAGCTTCCCGAACCTGCGGGCGCAGCCGATTCTGGTTGGTGGCGTACCAAGCAGTGATACGATCAGTGCCGCCGGGGTTCCGTTCCGTACCCAGTACACCCTTATTGGTTTCTTTGGCCGGGTAAACTATACATTCAAAGACCGTTACGTCCTGACGGCCACTGTTCGTCGGGATGGTACGTCGCGCTTCGGTCCGGATCAGCGCTGGGGTACGTTCCCGTCGCTGGGCGCATCGTGGAGCATCAAGGATGAGCCGTTCCTGAAAGACGTGAAAGCGCTTTCGGCGCTGAAACTGCGGTTAGGCTACGGGATCACGGGCCAGCAGGATCTGTCGAACATCTCGAACGACTATCCGTACCTGCCCCGCTATACCATCTCGGACCCGACGGCGCAGTACCAGCTGGGTAATACGTTCTACCGGACGCTGCGGGCCGAAGGCTACGACGCTAACATCAAATGGGAAGAAACCCAGGCCATCAACGCGGCTATCGATTACGCCTTCTTCAACGGCCGGATTTCGGGTAGCGTCGATTTTTACCGCAAAACGACCAACGACCTGCTGTCGACCATTCCGGTGGCTGCCGGTTCGAACCTGACGAACTACATCCTGACCAACGTGGGTAGCCTGCGCAACTCGGGCGTTGAGTTCACGCTGAACACGACGCCCATCCAGCGCCAAGGCCTGAATCTGGACGTAAATTTCAACGTAACGTACAACCAGAACCAGATCACGAACCTGCTGAAAGTACCGAACCCGAACGATCCGGGCATTCTGGTCGGCAGCATCGCCGGGGGTACGGGCAACACCATCCAGATTCAGACGGTGGGCTTCCCAACGAACGCGTTTTACGTGCTGCGTCAGGCCTACAACCCGACGGGCGGACCAGTAGAAGGAGTGTACGAAGATCGTAACGGCGATGGGCAGATCACGGTAGACGACCGCGTGCGGTACCAGACGGCCAACCCACGGGTGCTGCTGGGCTTCACCAGCCAGTTGACCTACCGCAATTTCAGCGCCGGCTTCACGCTGCGGGGTAACGTCGGCAACTATGTGTACAACAACGTACGGTCGAACAGCGGTGCTTACCGGAACTTCACCAACTCGCTGGGCTTCCTGGCAAACGGATCGCCGAACGTCCTGTCGACCAACTTCCTGATCAACCAGTACTTCTCGGATTACTACGTTGAAAATGCGTCGTTCGTGCGGATGGATAACCTGAACCTAGGCTACAACTTCGGCAAGGTAATCGGGAACCGGGCCGCGCTACGGGCGTCGCTGAGCGCGCAGAACCTGTTCGTCATTACCAACTACTCGGGTATCGACCCGGAGGTAGCTGGTGGGATCGATAACAACCTGTATCCCCGCCCCCGCACGTTCTCGCTGGGTCTGAACCTGGATTTCTAA
- a CDS encoding DoxX family protein, producing the protein MNTSLVSPWPSASAALNGSSLLLRLTFGVLMIPHGYAKLVHFSEWQNEFMSFLGMSGAVSLSLAIFAELVCSVLLILGLFTRLALIPLIITTLVIVFSAHEGDIFGDAAPGFFYLTGYVVLLLVGPGRYSLDNLLFTRSTDSTKRLVA; encoded by the coding sequence ATGAATACTTCACTCGTTTCACCCTGGCCGTCGGCAAGCGCGGCACTCAACGGATCGTCGCTGCTGCTTCGCCTGACGTTTGGTGTCCTGATGATTCCGCATGGGTATGCCAAACTGGTTCATTTTTCCGAGTGGCAGAATGAGTTCATGAGCTTTCTGGGGATGAGTGGGGCCGTATCACTAAGTCTGGCTATTTTCGCCGAACTTGTGTGCTCGGTTTTGCTGATCCTGGGTCTGTTTACTCGTCTGGCCCTTATTCCGCTAATTATTACGACGCTGGTCATCGTATTCAGCGCTCACGAAGGCGACATTTTTGGCGATGCCGCCCCTGGCTTCTTTTACCTGACCGGATACGTCGTCTTGCTCCTGGTAGGACCGGGTCGATACAGCCTTGATAACCTGCTGTTTACCCGGTCTACCGATAGTACGAAACGATTGGTAGCCTGA
- a CDS encoding SusE domain-containing protein: MKSWFNYLLMACLALTMLAACEKDEDRLILAESTTLALTSSATSVSLNSGTATNEALRLSWTPADYGFSAAVTYTVQLDKQGGTFEAPVNISAGSSTSLSVTGATLNQSLLRLGLAPNNAGQFAVRVMAAIARPSSDPSNMVYSNAATVSATPYLVIVDYPSLYVPGDYQGWTPATAPRIASVKDNKVYEGYIYFSKASPFKITSAPNWDNTNYGTGGTGKLSTTGGDLTIAEAGYYLVKADLTALTWSATKTTWSVIGAATPGGWDTDSPLTFNPATNTWTATLDLKAGELKFRANNAWDINYGDGDSKNGAAADGLLDFNADNIAVSTAGRYLVTLNLSNAGNYIYTLTRQ, encoded by the coding sequence ATGAAATCCTGGTTTAACTACCTATTGATGGCCTGCCTGGCACTGACGATGCTGGCAGCCTGCGAAAAAGATGAGGATCGGCTGATTCTGGCCGAGTCGACAACCCTGGCCTTGACGTCCAGCGCCACGAGCGTATCGCTGAACAGCGGAACCGCTACCAACGAGGCCCTGCGCCTGAGCTGGACACCCGCCGACTACGGCTTTAGTGCCGCCGTGACCTACACGGTTCAACTCGACAAACAGGGTGGTACGTTTGAAGCGCCGGTGAATATCTCGGCGGGTTCCAGCACCTCGCTCAGCGTAACGGGTGCGACGCTGAACCAAAGCCTGCTCCGGCTGGGGCTAGCCCCCAATAACGCTGGCCAGTTTGCCGTGCGGGTTATGGCGGCCATAGCCCGGCCCAGCAGCGATCCGAGCAACATGGTCTATTCCAATGCGGCAACCGTAAGCGCTACGCCTTACCTGGTTATTGTCGATTACCCATCGCTCTACGTTCCGGGCGATTATCAGGGATGGACACCCGCTACAGCGCCCAGGATTGCGTCAGTGAAGGATAACAAAGTATATGAGGGGTACATTTATTTCTCGAAGGCATCGCCCTTCAAGATCACCTCAGCCCCGAACTGGGACAACACGAACTATGGCACGGGTGGTACGGGTAAACTGTCGACCACAGGTGGTGATCTGACCATTGCCGAAGCGGGTTACTACCTCGTTAAAGCAGACCTCACTGCCCTGACCTGGAGCGCTACCAAAACCACCTGGAGTGTAATCGGCGCGGCAACGCCCGGCGGCTGGGATACCGATAGTCCGCTGACGTTTAATCCAGCGACGAACACCTGGACGGCCACGCTGGACCTGAAAGCGGGTGAATTGAAATTCCGGGCAAATAACGCCTGGGACATCAACTATGGTGACGGTGACAGCAAAAACGGTGCGGCTGCGGATGGATTGCTCGATTTCAACGCTGATAACATCGCCGTATCGACAGCGGGTCGTTACCTGGTAACCCTGAATCTGAGCAACGCGGGTAACTACATCTACACGCTGACCAGACAATAG